From the genome of Scytonema hofmannii PCC 7110, one region includes:
- a CDS encoding 4Fe-4S single cluster domain-containing protein has translation MTVLNVAEICLGTHALGPGQRFVIWVQGCCFNCRGCISPDWIPQTQATLVDPLQLADYILSVPRTDGLTVSGGEPMLQADALSELFSYLRQKRDFSIICFSGFTLEQLQAKSDPAINKVLSLIDVLIDGQYIPELNDNQGWRGSSNQVFHFLTPRHLSEVTLFTERKRDVEIHMRDDSVLMVGVPPYNFSTHFQQAVNMVSKSTEI, from the coding sequence ATGACTGTACTAAATGTTGCTGAAATTTGTCTTGGGACTCACGCTCTTGGTCCTGGTCAACGTTTTGTCATTTGGGTACAAGGTTGCTGCTTTAACTGTCGCGGTTGCATTTCTCCAGATTGGATTCCTCAAACGCAAGCCACTTTAGTCGATCCCCTACAACTTGCTGATTATATCTTATCAGTTCCCAGAACAGACGGACTGACAGTTTCTGGTGGGGAACCAATGCTACAAGCAGACGCCTTAAGCGAACTTTTCTCCTATCTGCGACAAAAGCGAGACTTTTCTATTATCTGCTTTTCTGGGTTTACCTTAGAGCAGTTGCAAGCCAAGTCTGACCCTGCTATCAATAAAGTTCTTTCTTTAATTGATGTTCTTATAGATGGACAATATATACCAGAACTAAATGACAATCAAGGTTGGCGTGGTTCTTCTAATCAAGTCTTTCACTTTCTGACTCCGCGCCATTTGTCAGAAGTCACTTTATTTACAGAACGCAAACGGGATGTAGAAATTCATATGCGCGATGATTCAGTCTTAATGGTGGGAGTCCCACCTTACAACTTCTCGACTCACTTCCAACAAGCAGTCAATATGGTTTCAAAATCTACTGAAATTTAA
- a CDS encoding dynamin family protein has product MKSYLTISQSLKAVCQFIDAEEQQQLVKDVELVCQQLVNPHFGIAVLAPFNFGKSTLINALLGREIMPTKMVRTTGTVIKIKYGETLQTLITLKSGEVIRSNDTEVLKEFAVLNHKRQRREDVMSVEVAYPSDLLKNGIELFDLPGTNDKEEQNVLVRNQLLQVDLVIQVLNAQQPFTLGEQETLSTWLINRGIKSVIFVLNRMNEIESEDDKNEIYDDVYSTTAIFKSDLPQGLKTLYRVDALPAVKAKQERNIWKRFISGIITFKATLLTVTFLQKKRTNQTRLLRVITIATQIKQILQKKVNDLTAEIRNAEEIRNVAIKQGKERELFLKKEFKRRLETYRNWLSLNSLVGTYQRDAAESLETNRFHTWQDSKLKSTILTYTQAIEKWVNQSCDELNINQINTINISLPSYPNVVLPQPQDRNARQWIGDIFNGGANRKRLNEEYQIKKWEAYKNAVYKYLSKFSKDALMSLDKYEKTVESLIIFPIPPVAEEVLQKRHHLNALNSSLDAIKSIELLKSTIDTHRFKGLEHLIVFLLFWKNWLWLFFG; this is encoded by the coding sequence ATGAAATCCTATCTAACAATTTCACAATCCCTCAAAGCTGTATGTCAATTTATCGATGCTGAAGAACAGCAGCAGCTTGTAAAAGACGTGGAATTAGTTTGCCAACAGTTAGTTAATCCCCACTTTGGGATAGCTGTACTAGCACCTTTTAACTTCGGTAAGTCTACTCTAATTAATGCCTTATTAGGTAGAGAAATAATGCCAACTAAAATGGTCAGAACCACTGGGACAGTAATTAAAATTAAATATGGAGAAACTTTACAAACTCTTATTACTTTAAAATCTGGTGAAGTAATTAGGAGTAACGATACAGAAGTTCTTAAAGAATTTGCTGTATTGAATCACAAAAGACAACGTAGAGAAGATGTAATGTCCGTAGAAGTTGCTTATCCTAGTGACTTGCTAAAAAATGGAATAGAACTCTTTGATTTACCTGGAACTAACGATAAAGAAGAACAAAATGTTTTGGTGAGAAATCAATTATTACAGGTAGATTTAGTTATTCAAGTATTAAATGCTCAACAACCTTTTACACTAGGAGAACAAGAAACACTTAGTACCTGGTTAATTAACCGAGGAATTAAGTCAGTTATTTTTGTCCTCAATCGGATGAATGAAATAGAAAGTGAAGATGATAAGAATGAAATATATGATGATGTTTATTCAACAACTGCTATTTTTAAATCTGATTTACCCCAAGGTTTGAAAACCTTGTATCGTGTTGACGCACTCCCTGCCGTCAAAGCGAAGCAAGAAAGAAACATTTGGAAAAGATTTATAAGTGGTATCATTACTTTTAAAGCTACCTTGTTAACTGTCACCTTCCTCCAAAAAAAAAGAACAAATCAAACTAGATTGCTACGAGTGATTACTATAGCAACTCAAATAAAGCAAATTCTACAAAAAAAAGTCAATGATTTAACTGCAGAAATTAGAAATGCTGAAGAAATAAGAAATGTTGCTATTAAACAAGGAAAAGAAAGAGAATTATTCCTAAAAAAAGAATTTAAAAGAAGACTAGAAACTTATAGAAATTGGTTATCATTAAATTCACTTGTAGGAACTTACCAAAGAGATGCAGCAGAATCTTTAGAAACAAATCGATTTCATACTTGGCAAGATAGCAAATTAAAATCAACTATTCTTACTTATACTCAAGCAATTGAAAAATGGGTTAATCAGTCATGCGATGAGTTAAACATAAACCAAATTAATACCATTAATATATCATTGCCTAGTTATCCTAATGTTGTCTTACCTCAGCCTCAAGATAGAAATGCTCGACAGTGGATTGGTGACATTTTCAATGGTGGTGCAAATCGAAAACGACTTAATGAAGAATATCAAATCAAAAAGTGGGAAGCTTATAAAAATGCTGTGTATAAATATTTATCTAAATTTAGTAAAGATGCTCTAATGTCTCTTGATAAATATGAAAAAACTGTTGAATCATTAATTATTTTTCCCATTCCACCTGTAGCCGAGGAAGTGCTCCAAAAACGGCATCATTTAAATGCTTTAAATTCTTCTCTAGATGCAATTAAAAGCATAGAATTACTAAAAAGCACAATTGATACACATAGATTCAAGGGGTTAGAGCATCTTATAGTTTTTCTATTATTTTGGAAAAATTGGCTCTGGCTTTTTTTTGGGTGA